A single region of the Thermoanaerobaculia bacterium genome encodes:
- the ggt gene encoding gamma-glutamyltransferase yields the protein MGIRFQFVTVLFILLHALPLPAYQIATADPLATQVGANILDQGGNACDAAIATALALAVTYPQAGNLGGGGFALVFLPQGPQFIDFREQAPRMSTSTMFLDREGNPVPGMSLEGGAASGVPGTPAGLEELHRMCGTLPWSTLVAPAISLAKDGFPISRGLAEDFRESWPLLSKFEASARTFGKDGGPLEEGTLLVQPLLSQTLTAIRNGGASAFYSGPISASIVKETKRHGGILSLEDLASYRVILRQPEHFTFRGYDIYSAPLPSSGGLCLRRILQSMEWMAPQAHNQNPEPYWRLFIRACQLAYRDRARFMGDRDFVEVPLDALRDRDRFLDELLSLDPMKAHPWDCFSDQVIPVESPDTTHLSILDDSGLAVSMTTTLNGTFGSGVMTAGFLLNNEMDDFSVKPGTPNLYGLVGGRANAVEPGKRPLSSMSPTIVATGSRVHYVVGTPGGSRIITTVAQILLHLLDGGMELSEAIKAPRIHHQGLPDQVELEEGISNLLEKSMTMAGYRILTGDTWCNAQAVSSDGEAASDPRGYGLALSRKP from the coding sequence ATGGGTATCCGGTTCCAATTCGTAACCGTTCTTTTCATCCTTTTACATGCACTGCCTCTCCCCGCCTATCAGATTGCCACGGCCGACCCGCTTGCGACGCAGGTGGGTGCCAACATCCTGGACCAGGGAGGGAACGCCTGTGACGCGGCCATAGCCACGGCCCTGGCCCTTGCCGTAACCTATCCCCAGGCCGGGAATCTTGGAGGAGGGGGGTTCGCTCTGGTTTTTCTGCCCCAGGGTCCGCAGTTTATCGATTTTCGGGAACAGGCCCCGAGAATGTCCACTTCCACGATGTTCCTGGATCGAGAAGGAAATCCCGTTCCCGGTATGAGCCTGGAGGGCGGGGCGGCTTCAGGGGTTCCCGGCACGCCGGCCGGCCTGGAAGAACTTCACAGAATGTGCGGAACCCTGCCATGGTCCACCCTTGTTGCACCGGCCATCAGCCTCGCAAAGGATGGATTCCCCATTTCCCGTGGCCTGGCAGAGGATTTCAGGGAATCGTGGCCTCTACTGTCGAAATTCGAAGCTTCAGCCCGGACCTTTGGAAAGGACGGTGGTCCACTGGAGGAAGGAACCCTCCTCGTCCAGCCGCTCCTCTCCCAAACGCTTACCGCAATTCGGAATGGAGGTGCTTCCGCCTTTTACAGCGGTCCCATATCCGCCTCCATTGTGAAAGAAACGAAGCGTCATGGCGGCATCTTGTCTCTGGAAGACCTCGCATCCTACCGGGTGATCCTCCGGCAGCCGGAACATTTCACCTTCCGGGGTTATGACATATACAGTGCGCCCCTGCCTTCTTCGGGGGGCCTCTGCCTGAGAAGAATTCTGCAATCAATGGAGTGGATGGCTCCCCAGGCCCACAATCAAAATCCTGAACCATACTGGCGTCTCTTCATTCGGGCCTGCCAGCTGGCTTATCGGGACCGGGCCAGGTTCATGGGTGACAGGGATTTTGTGGAAGTTCCCCTGGACGCTCTGCGTGATCGGGACCGGTTCCTCGATGAACTCCTGTCCCTGGATCCCATGAAGGCCCACCCCTGGGACTGTTTTTCGGACCAGGTCATTCCCGTAGAGAGTCCGGACACTACCCATCTTTCCATTCTCGATGATTCCGGTTTGGCCGTCTCCATGACCACCACGTTGAATGGAACTTTTGGAAGCGGCGTCATGACGGCGGGATTTCTTCTGAATAATGAAATGGACGACTTTTCCGTTAAGCCGGGGACGCCCAATCTGTACGGTCTGGTAGGCGGTCGAGCCAATGCCGTGGAGCCGGGGAAGCGGCCGCTGTCTTCCATGAGTCCTACCATTGTGGCTACGGGATCCAGGGTTCACTATGTCGTGGGAACTCCGGGAGGCTCCCGGATCATCACCACCGTGGCGCAGATTCTTCTTCACCTCCTCGATGGAGGGATGGAGCTTTCCGAAGCGATAAAAGCGCCGCGAATTCACCACCAGGGTCTTCCGGATCAGGTCGAACTGGAGGAAGGCATTTCGAATCTCCTGGAAAAATCAATGACCATGGCCGGATATCGGATTCTGACGGGGGATACCTGGTGCAATGCGCAGGCTGTCTCCTCCGATGGAGAGGCGGCGAGCGATCCGAGGGGGTACGGACTGGCCCTTTCACGGAAACCCTGA
- a CDS encoding pyridoxal phosphate-dependent aminotransferase, with protein sequence MVSISERAQTIQASPIRRLVPLADAAKKQGKTVYHLNIGQPDIPTPEPMVRAIQTFDHKVISYGHSEGLLDLRIEIAKYFQRYGIPIKTEEVLVTIAGSEAIHFAFCAVADVGDEIIIPEPFYTNYNGFATFAQVKIVPVTTKAEEGFHLPPMSEIEAKITSRTRAILLCSPNNPTGTIYTPEELAGVAELVRRHNLFLIGDEVYKEFAYDGQTHMSILELPGLEDRTIVADSISKRFSACGARIGCLVCRNPKVIESITRFAQARLCPQTVEQVAAVAAYRMDPAYFDPIREEYQRRRDAMYEACQSIEGLVLKKPRGAFYMLAKLPIPDADDFARWLLTDYDLNHETVMVAPGNGFYATPGLGEDEIRLAYVLNVESIRRAMKVLEEGLKQYRTERNL encoded by the coding sequence ATGGTATCGATTTCCGAGAGAGCTCAAACCATCCAGGCGTCCCCGATCCGCCGGCTCGTCCCTCTGGCCGACGCGGCTAAGAAACAGGGAAAGACCGTCTACCATCTGAATATCGGGCAACCGGATATTCCTACACCGGAGCCAATGGTCCGGGCGATTCAGACCTTTGATCACAAGGTCATCAGCTACGGCCATTCCGAGGGGCTGCTCGATCTCAGAATTGAAATTGCAAAGTACTTCCAGAGGTACGGCATTCCCATCAAGACGGAGGAGGTTCTTGTCACCATCGCGGGGAGCGAGGCCATCCATTTCGCCTTCTGCGCGGTGGCGGACGTCGGGGATGAAATCATCATTCCCGAGCCCTTCTATACCAATTACAACGGATTTGCCACCTTCGCCCAGGTCAAGATCGTTCCGGTCACCACGAAGGCAGAAGAGGGATTTCATCTTCCTCCCATGAGTGAGATCGAAGCAAAGATCACCTCCCGGACCCGGGCGATTCTTCTATGCTCCCCGAACAACCCGACCGGCACGATCTATACTCCGGAAGAACTTGCCGGGGTGGCCGAACTTGTCCGGAGGCACAATCTTTTCCTGATCGGGGATGAAGTCTACAAAGAGTTTGCCTACGACGGCCAGACCCACATGAGCATCCTGGAACTTCCGGGCCTTGAAGATCGAACGATTGTCGCCGACTCCATTTCCAAGCGTTTTTCTGCCTGCGGCGCAAGGATCGGTTGTCTTGTATGCCGAAACCCGAAGGTTATCGAGTCGATCACCAGGTTTGCCCAGGCCCGTCTTTGCCCGCAGACGGTGGAACAGGTGGCCGCCGTGGCCGCCTATCGAATGGACCCTGCCTACTTTGATCCTATCCGGGAAGAGTATCAGCGCCGCAGAGATGCCATGTATGAAGCCTGTCAGTCCATCGAAGGCCTCGTCCTCAAGAAACCCAGAGGGGCCTTCTATATGCTGGCCAAGCTGCCCATCCCCGATGCCGATGACTTTGCGAGATGGCTCCTGACCGACTATGACCTTAACCATGAGACGGTTATGGTGGCTCCCGGTAACGGATTTTATGCCACGCCGGGACTCGGGGAGGATGAAATCCGGCTGGCCTATGTTCTCAACGTGGAGAGTATCCGGAGGGCCATGA